One genomic segment of Paraburkholderia caffeinilytica includes these proteins:
- a CDS encoding potassium transporter Kup produces the protein MTDNNHVHKQPLPSLAIAAIGVVFGDIGTSPLYSLKEAFSPAHGIPLTDQSILGVISLLFWAIVIVVSIKYVLFVMRADNNGEGGVLALMALALRSLDQKSKMAGLLMMLGIFGACMFYGDAVITPAISVISAVEGLEIAAPNLSHLVLPLTMVILVLLFWIQRHGTATVGRLFGPIMVLWFLVLAALGLWHILQSPNVISALNPYYAYTFMAAHVLQAYVVLGSVVLVLTGAEALYADMGHFGAKPIRMAWYCLVMPSLVLNYFGQGALLMHDPKAIENPFFLLAPDWALLPLVVLSTVATVIASQAVISGAYSLTSQAIQLGYVPRMKILHTSELAIGQIYVPVVNWMLLFIILCIVIAFKSSDNLAAAYGIAVTATMVITTVLACVVMVKVWNWNKFLVALIIGVFMAVDLGFFGANLLKVAEGGWLPLGIGALLFFLLMTWFKGRLIVKERTAADGIPLMPFLQGLLAHPPHRVSGTAIYLTGSDSLVPVSLLHNLKHNKVLHERTIFLTFVTLDIPYVNDAERVTVKDLNGGLYLVKAAYGFNETPDVKAVLLEVGRTHDMTFEIMDTSFFLARETVVPTQLPGMSVWRERVFAWMHQNAAKPTDFFSIPANRVVELGTKIEI, from the coding sequence ATGACAGATAACAATCACGTGCACAAACAGCCTCTGCCTTCCCTCGCGATTGCCGCGATCGGGGTGGTGTTCGGCGATATCGGCACGAGCCCGCTGTACTCGCTGAAAGAAGCCTTCAGCCCGGCACATGGCATTCCGCTGACCGATCAATCGATTCTGGGCGTGATCTCGCTGCTGTTCTGGGCGATCGTGATCGTGGTCAGCATCAAGTACGTCTTGTTCGTGATGCGCGCCGACAACAACGGCGAAGGCGGCGTCCTCGCGCTGATGGCGCTAGCGCTGCGCTCGCTCGATCAGAAGTCGAAAATGGCCGGCTTGTTGATGATGCTCGGCATCTTCGGCGCCTGCATGTTCTATGGCGACGCGGTGATTACGCCCGCCATTTCGGTGATCTCGGCGGTCGAAGGTCTTGAGATCGCGGCGCCCAATCTGTCTCATCTGGTATTGCCGCTCACGATGGTGATCCTCGTGCTGCTGTTCTGGATTCAGCGGCACGGAACGGCGACCGTCGGCCGCCTGTTCGGTCCGATCATGGTGCTGTGGTTCCTCGTGCTCGCTGCGCTGGGCCTGTGGCACATCCTGCAGTCGCCGAACGTGATCAGCGCGCTGAACCCGTATTACGCCTACACCTTTATGGCTGCGCATGTGCTGCAGGCCTACGTGGTGCTCGGCTCGGTCGTGCTGGTGCTGACCGGCGCCGAGGCGCTCTACGCCGACATGGGTCACTTCGGCGCCAAACCGATCCGGATGGCGTGGTACTGCCTGGTGATGCCCTCGCTGGTGCTCAACTATTTCGGTCAGGGCGCGCTGCTGATGCACGACCCGAAGGCGATCGAAAACCCGTTCTTCCTGCTTGCACCGGATTGGGCGCTGCTGCCGCTTGTGGTGCTCTCGACGGTGGCGACCGTGATCGCGTCGCAAGCCGTGATTTCCGGCGCCTATTCGTTGACGAGCCAGGCGATCCAGCTCGGCTACGTGCCGCGCATGAAGATCCTGCACACGTCTGAACTGGCGATCGGCCAGATCTACGTGCCGGTCGTGAACTGGATGCTGCTCTTCATCATTCTGTGCATCGTGATCGCGTTCAAGAGCTCGGATAATCTTGCCGCCGCGTACGGTATTGCGGTGACGGCCACCATGGTGATCACCACGGTTCTTGCCTGCGTCGTCATGGTGAAAGTATGGAACTGGAACAAGTTCCTCGTGGCGCTGATCATCGGCGTGTTCATGGCGGTCGACCTGGGCTTTTTCGGCGCCAATCTGCTCAAGGTCGCGGAAGGTGGATGGCTGCCGCTCGGCATCGGTGCGCTTCTGTTTTTCCTGCTCATGACGTGGTTCAAGGGCCGGTTGATCGTCAAGGAGCGCACGGCGGCTGACGGTATTCCGCTCATGCCGTTCCTGCAAGGGCTGCTCGCGCATCCGCCGCATCGCGTGTCGGGTACGGCGATCTACCTGACGGGTAGCGATTCGCTCGTGCCGGTGAGCTTGCTGCACAACCTGAAGCACAACAAGGTGCTGCATGAGCGCACGATTTTCCTGACCTTCGTGACGCTCGATATTCCGTATGTGAATGACGCGGAACGCGTGACGGTGAAGGATCTCAACGGCGGCCTGTACCTCGTCAAGGCGGCGTACGGCTTCAACGAAACGCCTGACGTGAAGGCCGTGTTGCTCGAGGTCGGCCGCACGCACGACATGACGTTCGAGATTATGGACACGTCGTTCTTCCTGGCGCGCGAAACGGTGGTGCCGACGCAGTTGCCGGGCATGTCTGTGTGGCGCGAACGTGTGTTCGCATGGATGCATCAGAACGCCGCCAAGCCGACGGATTTCTTCAGCATTCCGGCCAATCGGGTGGTGGAACTGGGAACGAAGATCGAGATCTGA
- a CDS encoding phosphoribosyltransferase: protein MVQGVPMIAMKDPRNDDKNLWVGWDEYHRLIELLALQVHESGWKFDKILCLARGGLRVGDQLSRIYDLPLAILATSSYREAAGTEQGELDIAQYITMTRGELHGNVLLVDDLVDSGVTLARVQQHLKERYPAITAVRSAVLWYKGCSKVKPDYHVQYLPTNPWIHQPFEEWDTVRPHNLGAWIKRGMQQDQESSGT, encoded by the coding sequence ATGGTGCAAGGTGTACCCATGATTGCCATGAAAGATCCGCGCAACGATGACAAGAACCTGTGGGTCGGCTGGGACGAGTATCACCGGCTGATCGAACTGCTGGCGTTGCAGGTGCACGAGTCGGGCTGGAAGTTCGACAAGATCCTGTGTCTCGCGCGCGGCGGTTTGCGCGTCGGCGATCAGCTCTCGCGGATTTACGATCTGCCGCTGGCGATTCTGGCCACCAGTTCGTACCGCGAAGCGGCCGGCACGGAGCAGGGCGAGCTCGACATCGCGCAATACATCACGATGACGCGCGGCGAGTTGCACGGCAATGTGCTGCTGGTCGACGATCTGGTGGATTCGGGCGTGACGCTGGCGCGCGTGCAGCAGCATCTGAAGGAACGTTATCCGGCGATCACCGCGGTGCGTTCGGCGGTGCTCTGGTACAAGGGCTGCTCGAAAGTGAAGCCGGATTATCATGTGCAGTATCTGCCCACCAATCCGTGGATTCACCAGCCGTTCGAGGAATGGGACACGGTTCGTCCGCACAACCTCGGTGCGTGGATCAAGCGCGGCATGCAGCAGGACCAGGAGTCGTCGGGCACGTGA
- a CDS encoding adenylosuccinate synthase, with translation MSASAVNVNPGRNVVVVGTQWGDEGKGKIVDWLTDHAQGVVRFQGGHNAGHTLIIGGKKTILRLIPSGIMHPGVACYIGNGVVLSPEALFKEIGELEAAGVDVQNRLFISEATTLILPYHIAIDQGREARRGAGKIGTTGRGIGPAYEDKVARRGLRVQDLFEPESFAERLRENLDYHNFVLTQYLGVAAVDFQQTLDTMLSYADRLKPMVTDVSRRLYDENAAGNNLLFEGAQGTLLDIDHGTYPYVTSSNCVAGAATAGAGVGPQKLNYILGITKAYCTRVGSGPFPSELYDADNAARQEPIGLELAKVGKEFGSVTGRPRRTGWLDVAALRRSIQINGVSGLCITKLDVLDGLDEVKLCVGYTVDGKNVDLLPRGASEVARCVPVYETFVGWKESTVGITEWDKLPASARAYLTRVQEVAGIPIDMVSTGPDRDETILLRHPFKV, from the coding sequence ATGTCTGCCAGCGCAGTGAATGTGAACCCCGGGCGCAACGTCGTCGTCGTGGGAACCCAGTGGGGTGATGAAGGCAAGGGCAAGATCGTCGACTGGCTGACGGACCACGCTCAAGGCGTCGTTCGCTTCCAGGGCGGTCACAATGCCGGTCACACGCTTATCATCGGCGGCAAGAAAACCATCTTGCGTCTGATTCCGTCGGGCATCATGCATCCCGGCGTCGCGTGCTATATCGGCAATGGCGTCGTGTTGTCGCCGGAAGCGCTGTTCAAGGAAATTGGCGAGCTCGAGGCCGCCGGGGTCGACGTTCAGAATCGCCTCTTCATTTCCGAAGCCACCACCCTGATTCTGCCGTACCACATCGCCATCGACCAGGGCCGCGAAGCGCGCCGTGGCGCGGGCAAGATCGGCACCACCGGCCGCGGCATCGGCCCCGCCTACGAAGACAAGGTGGCGCGCCGCGGTTTGCGCGTGCAGGACCTGTTCGAGCCGGAGAGCTTTGCCGAACGTCTGCGTGAAAACCTCGACTATCACAACTTCGTGCTGACGCAATACCTGGGCGTCGCCGCCGTCGACTTCCAGCAAACGCTCGACACGATGCTGAGCTATGCCGACCGCCTGAAGCCGATGGTGACCGACGTGTCGCGCCGTCTGTACGACGAAAACGCAGCCGGCAACAACCTGCTGTTCGAAGGTGCGCAAGGCACGCTTCTCGACATCGACCACGGCACCTATCCGTACGTCACGTCGAGCAACTGCGTGGCCGGTGCGGCTACCGCGGGTGCGGGCGTCGGTCCGCAAAAGCTGAACTACATTCTCGGCATCACGAAGGCGTATTGCACGCGTGTCGGTTCGGGCCCGTTCCCGAGCGAACTGTACGACGCGGATAATGCCGCGCGTCAGGAACCGATCGGCCTCGAACTCGCCAAGGTCGGCAAGGAATTCGGCTCGGTCACCGGCCGTCCGCGCCGCACGGGCTGGCTCGACGTCGCCGCGCTGCGCCGCTCGATCCAGATCAACGGCGTGTCGGGTCTGTGTATCACCAAGCTCGACGTGCTCGACGGCCTCGACGAAGTGAAGCTGTGCGTCGGCTACACGGTCGACGGCAAGAACGTCGACCTGCTGCCGCGCGGCGCATCGGAAGTCGCGCGCTGCGTGCCGGTGTACGAAACCTTTGTGGGCTGGAAGGAAAGCACCGTCGGCATCACCGAATGGGACAAGCTGCCGGCCAGCGCGCGTGCATATCTGACGCGTGTGCAGGAAGTCGCGGGCATTCCGATCGACATGGTGTCGACCGGTCCGGATCGCGACGAAACGATTCTGCTGCGTCATCCGTTCAAGGTTTAA
- a CDS encoding ATP phosphoribosyltransferase regulatory subunit: protein MSTWLLPENIADVLPSEARKIEELRRHLLDRFRSYGYEMVMPPLLEYIESLLTGGGHDLNLRTFKLVDQMSGRTLGLRADITPQVARIDAHLLNRQGVTRLCYAGNVAHTRPRGLHATREQIQIGAEIYGHAGLEADLEIQQLMLDALHLAGLAKVRLDLCHAGVLAALIEGEPAAAELGQSLYDALAGKDVPRLVELTANLTPVTRDALRALPTLYGDASVLDEARARLPNAPAIARALDDLAFLASQVDGAEVMIDLADLRGYAYHSGVMFSAYVDGVPNAVARGGRYDHVGQAYGRARAATGFSLDLREVARISPVEARSSAILAPWQHDEALRASVAALRNAGEVVIQALPGHEHDLDEFACDRVLVERNGAWVVEPRS, encoded by the coding sequence ATGTCGACCTGGTTACTTCCCGAGAATATCGCCGACGTGCTGCCGTCGGAAGCCCGCAAGATCGAAGAGTTGCGGCGCCATTTGCTGGACCGTTTCCGTTCGTATGGCTACGAGATGGTGATGCCGCCGCTGCTCGAGTACATCGAGTCGCTGCTCACCGGCGGCGGGCACGATCTGAATCTGCGCACGTTCAAGCTCGTCGATCAGATGTCCGGGCGCACGCTCGGTCTGCGCGCCGACATTACGCCGCAGGTCGCGCGCATCGACGCGCACCTGCTGAATCGTCAGGGCGTGACGCGTCTTTGCTATGCCGGCAATGTGGCGCATACGCGTCCGCGCGGCCTGCACGCCACGCGTGAGCAGATCCAGATCGGCGCGGAAATCTACGGTCACGCCGGTCTTGAAGCGGATCTGGAAATCCAGCAGTTGATGCTCGACGCGCTGCATCTGGCCGGCCTCGCGAAAGTGCGCCTCGATCTGTGTCATGCAGGCGTGCTCGCCGCATTGATCGAAGGCGAGCCTGCTGCTGCCGAGCTGGGTCAATCGCTCTATGACGCGTTGGCCGGCAAGGATGTGCCGCGTCTCGTCGAACTGACCGCCAATCTCACACCGGTCACGCGCGACGCATTGCGCGCGCTCCCCACGCTCTACGGCGACGCGTCGGTACTCGACGAAGCCCGTGCCCGTTTACCGAACGCCCCGGCCATCGCCCGCGCGCTCGACGACCTCGCATTCCTCGCGAGCCAGGTGGACGGCGCCGAAGTGATGATCGATCTGGCCGATTTGCGCGGCTACGCGTACCACAGCGGCGTGATGTTCTCGGCGTATGTGGACGGCGTGCCGAATGCGGTTGCGCGCGGCGGCCGTTATGACCACGTCGGCCAGGCCTACGGCCGTGCACGCGCGGCAACCGGCTTCTCGCTGGATCTGCGCGAGGTCGCTCGCATTTCGCCCGTCGAAGCCCGCAGCAGCGCGATTCTCGCGCCGTGGCAGCACGACGAAGCGTTGCGCGCCAGCGTCGCCGCGCTGCGTAATGCCGGCGAAGTCGTGATTCAGGCACTCCCCGGCCACGAGCACGATCTGGATGAATTCGCCTGCGACCGTGTGTTGGTCGAGCGCAACGGCGCGTGGGTCGTCGAACCCCGTTCCTGA
- a CDS encoding DUF2065 domain-containing protein: MDIAGSLLLAIALMLIIEGMFPFVFPSAWRDTFRKIAERPPHQIRVGGLIVMVLGLILLFIVT, encoded by the coding sequence ATGGACATAGCCGGCTCGTTACTGCTCGCGATCGCATTGATGTTGATTATCGAAGGGATGTTTCCCTTCGTTTTTCCGAGCGCCTGGCGCGACACGTTCCGTAAAATAGCGGAACGGCCGCCGCATCAGATCCGCGTTGGCGGACTGATCGTGATGGTGCTCGGATTGATTCTGCTGTTTATCGTGACCTGA
- the hflC gene encoding protease modulator HflC — MNKIIALVVAVVIVLFAASSMVFVVDQRHMAVLSSHGDTAPVLLGPGLHVKLPPPLQTVTLVDNRIQSLDAPDEDRYVTSDKTDLLANPVIKYRVTDPLKLLAETRGDVQSLADRLALLSRSALGDAFGKVTLTDALAKQQAVADEARGTMSKAAASLGVSVLDVQLTRVDFPAAMADSVYKRMIAAREQAAAEERAKGTAEADQIKADAVGQQQAILADGYRQAQTIKGEGDAKAAQLAAEAYGSDPQFYQFYQSMQAYKNTFKPGDVIVVDPSSEFFRFMHSPTGGTAPDAPAVPRKH; from the coding sequence ATGAACAAGATCATTGCGCTTGTCGTTGCCGTCGTCATCGTGCTGTTTGCCGCGTCGTCGATGGTATTCGTGGTCGACCAGCGGCATATGGCCGTGCTGTCCTCGCATGGCGACACCGCGCCCGTGTTGCTCGGCCCCGGCCTGCACGTGAAGCTGCCGCCGCCGTTGCAAACGGTCACGTTGGTCGATAACCGCATCCAGTCGCTCGACGCGCCGGATGAGGACCGCTACGTGACGTCGGACAAAACCGATCTGCTGGCCAACCCGGTCATCAAATACCGCGTCACCGATCCGTTGAAGCTGCTCGCCGAAACCCGGGGCGACGTGCAAAGCCTGGCGGATCGTCTGGCGCTGCTGTCGCGCAGCGCGCTCGGCGACGCGTTCGGCAAGGTCACGCTGACCGATGCGCTGGCGAAGCAGCAAGCTGTTGCCGACGAAGCGCGCGGCACGATGAGCAAAGCGGCGGCATCGCTGGGCGTTTCGGTGCTCGACGTGCAACTGACGCGTGTCGATTTCCCGGCGGCGATGGCCGACTCGGTCTACAAGCGGATGATCGCCGCACGCGAGCAGGCCGCAGCCGAAGAACGTGCGAAGGGCACGGCCGAGGCTGATCAGATCAAGGCGGACGCCGTCGGCCAGCAACAGGCGATTCTCGCGGACGGCTATCGTCAGGCGCAGACTATCAAGGGCGAGGGCGATGCCAAGGCAGCGCAGCTCGCGGCCGAGGCATACGGCAGCGACCCGCAGTTCTACCAGTTTTATCAAAGCATGCAGGCGTACAAGAACACCTTCAAGCCGGGCGACGTCATCGTGGTCGACCCGAGCAGCGAGTTCTTCCGCTTCATGCATAGCCCGACCGGCGGCACTGCCCCGGACGCTCCCGCGGTACCGCGCAAACACTGA
- the hflK gene encoding FtsH protease activity modulator HflK, translated as MNDYNERSIWLRMRALLSLNDPRWGRGDGNGERQRPNEPKRPPVKDGEGPPDLDEMWRDFNRRLSRVFGRKGGGTGGGRPDNGRGARIGVGIVIGVLIAIYLGSGVFVVQDGQAGVVMQFGKYRYTAGQGVHWRLPYPFEAHELVNIGQIRQVEIGRNNVVRLANVKDASMLTHDADIVDVRFAVQYQVSKPTDYLFRSVDPDQSVMQAAQAAVRSIVGARSTSDILYQDRETIRQQLMASIQQSLDEYQSGLAVTGVTIQGVQVPDQVQAAFDDAAKVRQDNERAKRDAQAYAVDLLPRAQADVARQLDEAKTYSEKTVAQAQGDADRFKQVYAQYSKAPAVIRERMYLETMQQIYSNTTKVFVDSRSGNNVLYLPLDKLVEQTRQRVADAAAAASGTAVASSAAAPQAASGVAAPSAAASAPAAVATPASQAAASSDALRSRDSFRSRMREDDVQ; from the coding sequence GTGAACGATTACAACGAGCGGAGTATCTGGCTGCGCATGCGCGCCTTGCTTTCACTGAACGATCCGCGCTGGGGCCGGGGGGACGGCAATGGCGAGCGCCAACGACCCAACGAACCCAAGCGTCCGCCGGTTAAAGACGGTGAAGGCCCGCCCGATCTCGACGAGATGTGGCGCGATTTCAACCGCCGTTTGAGCCGGGTGTTTGGCCGCAAGGGCGGCGGCACGGGCGGTGGCCGTCCGGACAACGGTCGCGGCGCGCGCATCGGCGTGGGCATCGTGATCGGCGTGCTGATCGCGATCTATCTCGGCAGCGGCGTGTTCGTCGTGCAAGACGGCCAGGCCGGCGTCGTGATGCAGTTCGGCAAGTATCGCTACACCGCGGGGCAGGGCGTGCATTGGCGCCTGCCGTATCCGTTCGAAGCCCATGAACTCGTCAATATCGGTCAGATCCGCCAGGTGGAGATCGGCCGTAACAACGTGGTGCGTCTCGCCAACGTCAAGGACGCGTCGATGCTCACACACGACGCCGACATCGTCGACGTGCGCTTCGCCGTGCAGTATCAGGTGAGCAAGCCGACTGATTATCTCTTCCGTAGCGTCGATCCCGATCAGAGCGTGATGCAGGCCGCACAGGCGGCGGTGCGCAGCATCGTCGGTGCGCGCAGCACCAGCGACATCCTCTATCAGGATCGCGAAACAATTCGCCAGCAACTGATGGCGTCGATTCAGCAATCCCTGGATGAATACCAGTCCGGCCTCGCCGTGACCGGTGTGACGATCCAGGGCGTGCAGGTGCCCGACCAGGTGCAGGCCGCTTTCGACGATGCCGCCAAGGTGCGTCAGGACAACGAGCGCGCCAAACGTGACGCGCAGGCCTATGCCGTCGATCTGCTGCCGCGCGCGCAAGCGGACGTGGCGCGCCAGCTCGACGAAGCAAAAACGTATAGCGAGAAGACCGTGGCCCAGGCGCAAGGCGATGCCGACCGTTTCAAGCAGGTCTACGCGCAGTACTCGAAGGCGCCTGCTGTGATTCGCGAGCGCATGTACCTGGAAACCATGCAGCAGATCTATTCGAATACGACCAAAGTGTTTGTGGACAGCAGGAGCGGCAACAACGTGCTGTATCTGCCGCTCGACAAGCTGGTCGAGCAGACTCGCCAGCGCGTTGCCGACGCTGCCGCGGCCGCGTCCGGCACTGCCGTTGCCTCGAGTGCCGCCGCGCCGCAAGCCGCGAGCGGTGTTGCCGCACCATCTGCCGCCGCATCCGCTCCCGCCGCGGTTGCGACGCCTGCCAGTCAGGCTGCAGCCAGCAGCGACGCACTGCGCTCACGCGACTCCTTCCGCAGCCGTATGCGCGAAGACGACGTTCAATAA
- the hflX gene encoding GTPase HflX: protein MIPSNLINAALVGIDFGKIDFEASLEELSLLAQSAGANPLVTLTGRRSSPDAKMFVGSGKAEELRLACEANDIELVIFNHALAPAQQRNLEQALNRRVIDRTSLILDIFAQRARSHEGKLQVELAQLQYLSTRLIRAWTHLERQKGGIGLRGPGETQLETDRRLIGERIKALKIRLDKLRRQHGTQRRARSRNQTMSVSLVGYTNAGKSTLFNALTKAQAYAADQLFATLDTTSRRVYLGDEAGQVVVSDTVGFIRELPHQLVAAFRATLEETIHADLLLHVVDASSAVRLDQIDQVNEVLHAIGADTIRQVLVFNKIDAVPELAARGDAVERDEYGNISRVFLSARTGQGLDTLRAAIAEIATAEPLADTLVDLSEEDRSAAPREDRKVSELGH from the coding sequence TTGATACCCTCCAATTTGATCAATGCAGCGCTTGTCGGCATCGACTTCGGTAAGATCGATTTCGAAGCCAGTCTGGAAGAACTCAGCCTGCTCGCGCAAAGCGCGGGCGCGAATCCCTTAGTTACCCTCACGGGGCGCCGGTCCAGTCCGGATGCCAAGATGTTCGTCGGCAGCGGCAAGGCCGAGGAATTGCGTCTTGCCTGTGAGGCGAACGACATCGAACTCGTGATTTTCAATCACGCACTGGCCCCGGCGCAGCAGCGCAATCTGGAGCAGGCGCTTAACCGCCGCGTGATTGACCGCACCAGCCTCATCCTCGATATTTTTGCGCAACGCGCCCGCAGCCATGAAGGCAAGCTGCAGGTGGAGCTCGCGCAATTGCAGTACTTGTCGACGCGGCTCATCCGCGCATGGACTCACCTTGAACGCCAGAAGGGCGGTATCGGTTTGCGCGGCCCTGGCGAAACGCAGCTCGAAACCGACCGCCGTCTGATCGGCGAGCGCATCAAGGCGCTCAAAATCCGCCTCGATAAACTGCGCCGTCAGCACGGCACGCAGCGCCGCGCGCGCAGCCGCAATCAGACCATGTCGGTGTCGCTCGTCGGTTATACGAACGCGGGCAAATCCACCCTGTTCAATGCGCTGACAAAGGCCCAGGCGTACGCCGCCGACCAGTTGTTCGCCACGCTGGACACCACGTCACGCCGTGTCTATCTCGGCGACGAAGCCGGCCAGGTGGTGGTGTCCGATACGGTCGGTTTCATCCGCGAATTGCCTCACCAGCTGGTGGCGGCTTTCCGCGCCACGCTCGAGGAAACCATCCACGCCGACCTGCTGCTGCATGTGGTCGACGCGTCGAGCGCCGTGCGCCTCGATCAGATCGATCAGGTCAACGAGGTGTTGCACGCAATTGGTGCGGATACGATCCGTCAGGTGCTGGTGTTCAACAAGATCGACGCCGTGCCGGAGTTGGCGGCTCGTGGCGACGCGGTCGAGCGGGATGAGTATGGTAATATTTCGCGCGTCTTTTTGAGCGCGCGCACAGGACAAGGGCTGGATACATTGCGCGCTGCCATCGCTGAAATCGCTACTGCCGAACCTCTCGCCGATACGCTGGTCGATCTGTCGGAAGAAGACCGGTCGGCAGCACCGCGCGAGGACCGCAAGGTCTCAGAACTCGGGCACTGA
- the hfq gene encoding RNA chaperone Hfq, with protein MSNKGQLLQDPFLNALRKEHVPVSIYLVNGIKLQGNIESFDQYVVLLRNTVTQMVYKHAISTVVPARPVNFHPDSEQS; from the coding sequence ATGAGCAACAAAGGGCAATTGTTACAAGACCCGTTTTTGAACGCACTGCGTAAAGAGCATGTGCCGGTGTCGATCTACTTGGTCAACGGCATCAAGCTTCAAGGGAACATCGAATCGTTCGACCAGTACGTCGTGTTGCTCCGGAATACGGTCACCCAGATGGTCTACAAGCACGCCATTTCCACCGTCGTGCCTGCCCGTCCGGTGAATTTCCACCCGGATTCCGAACAGTCCTAA
- the der gene encoding ribosome biogenesis GTPase Der: MKPVIALVGRPNVGKSTLFNRLTRTRDALVADLPGLTRDRHYGEGRAGERPYLVVDTGGFEPVAKDGILHEMARQTRQAVEESDIVVFIVDGRNGLAPQDKTIADYLRKVGRPIFLVVNKAEGMKYSTVAADFYELGLGDPRAISAAHGDGVTEMINEALGVAYAGQPEESDEEKETRGVKIAIVGRPNVGKSTLINALVGEERVIAFDMPGTTRDSIYVDFERQGKPYTLIDTAGLRRRGKVFEAIEKFSVVKTLQAISDANVVILLLDARQDISEQDAHIAGFVVEQGRALVVGVNKWDGLDPHVRDRTKADLERKLKFLDFAKFHFISAAEKTGIGPLMRSVDDAYKAAMTKLPTPKLTRALIDAVEFQQPRRRGPVRPKLRYAHQGGQNPPIIVIHGNALDAITETYKRYLENRFRETFKLTGTPLRIEFRSSTNPYADKG, encoded by the coding sequence ATGAAACCCGTTATTGCCCTGGTTGGGCGCCCCAATGTGGGGAAATCCACGCTATTCAACCGTCTCACGCGTACGCGTGATGCGCTGGTTGCCGACCTGCCCGGTCTCACCCGCGATCGCCATTACGGCGAGGGGCGCGCCGGCGAGCGGCCGTATCTGGTCGTCGATACCGGCGGCTTCGAGCCGGTCGCGAAAGACGGCATCCTGCACGAGATGGCGCGCCAAACCCGTCAGGCGGTCGAGGAATCGGACATCGTCGTGTTCATCGTCGACGGCCGCAACGGTCTCGCACCGCAGGACAAGACGATCGCCGACTACCTGCGCAAGGTCGGCCGGCCGATCTTCCTCGTCGTCAACAAGGCGGAGGGGATGAAGTACAGCACGGTGGCCGCCGATTTCTACGAACTCGGCCTCGGCGATCCGCGTGCGATTTCCGCGGCGCACGGTGACGGCGTCACCGAAATGATCAATGAAGCACTCGGCGTCGCGTACGCCGGGCAGCCGGAAGAGAGCGACGAGGAAAAAGAAACGCGTGGCGTGAAGATCGCGATCGTCGGCCGGCCGAACGTCGGCAAGTCGACCCTGATCAATGCGCTGGTGGGCGAGGAGCGCGTGATCGCGTTCGACATGCCGGGCACCACGCGCGATTCGATCTACGTCGACTTCGAACGCCAGGGCAAGCCGTACACGTTGATCGATACGGCCGGCTTGCGCCGCCGCGGCAAGGTGTTTGAAGCGATCGAGAAATTCTCGGTGGTGAAAACGCTGCAGGCGATTTCGGATGCGAACGTCGTGATCCTGCTGCTCGATGCGCGTCAAGACATCTCGGAGCAGGACGCGCACATTGCCGGCTTCGTGGTGGAGCAGGGCCGTGCGCTGGTGGTGGGCGTGAACAAATGGGACGGTCTCGATCCGCATGTGCGCGACCGCACCAAGGCAGACCTCGAGCGCAAACTAAAATTTCTCGATTTCGCCAAATTCCACTTCATTTCCGCCGCGGAAAAAACCGGAATCGGCCCGTTGATGCGCTCGGTCGACGATGCCTACAAGGCCGCCATGACCAAGCTGCCGACGCCGAAGCTGACGCGCGCGCTGATCGATGCAGTGGAATTCCAGCAGCCGCGCCGTCGCGGACCGGTGCGGCCGAAACTGCGTTACGCGCACCAGGGCGGACAGAATCCACCGATCATTGTGATCCACGGCAACGCGCTCGATGCGATCACCGAAACGTACAAACGCTACCTCGAAAATCGCTTCCGGGAAACTTTCAAGCTGACTGGGACTCCATTGCGCATAGAGTTCAGATCGTCGACGAACCCTTACGCGGACAAAGGCTGA